In Gordonia phthalatica, one genomic interval encodes:
- a CDS encoding MFS transporter: MAHTPPPLTGRTAAAAAPAPARTVRPGPILAVTSLALGVVVSAMASLNVALPDMAIASGADQTQQSWIIDAYSLVFAALLLPAGALGDRFGRRRALIIGLAIYGVAAVGAALASGPDMLIALRAVMGFGAALVMPATLSTITSTFAPERRSRAVSIWAAVAGASGVIGMLASGLLLERWSWPSVFWFNAGVVTVALVGALVLVPESAEPGAPRIDVVGAVLAAAGVAALVYAVIEAPVNGWTSALTLAGLGAGVALIAGFVTWEFTREHPLLDPRLFGNRHFAAGALSLTMQFFALFGFMFVLMQYLQLVRGDSALQAAVSLLVMPFGMVPASRLSPWLSERFGVPGPWTLGLLALGVGLAVLSQLDAASSYPAIAAGLIPLGAGLGLAMPPATTAITDAVPPRLQNVASAVNDLARELGGALGIAVLASILNGVYRAQLHLPAVPDAVADAARSSFTAAAKIGDPVIEPARAAFTEGLNAALLGASGVAFAAAVAVAVLLGRQRSRTEQSVIDQE, from the coding sequence ATGGCACACACCCCGCCGCCGCTCACCGGCCGAACGGCCGCCGCGGCGGCCCCCGCTCCGGCCCGGACGGTGCGCCCCGGCCCGATTCTGGCCGTCACCAGCCTCGCCCTCGGCGTGGTGGTTTCGGCGATGGCGTCGCTGAACGTCGCCCTGCCCGACATGGCGATCGCCTCCGGCGCCGACCAGACGCAGCAGTCGTGGATCATCGACGCCTACAGCCTGGTGTTCGCCGCGCTGCTGCTGCCCGCCGGAGCGCTCGGCGACCGGTTCGGGCGCCGTCGCGCGCTGATCATCGGTCTGGCGATCTACGGGGTGGCCGCAGTCGGCGCCGCACTGGCCTCCGGCCCCGACATGCTGATCGCCCTGCGTGCGGTGATGGGATTCGGGGCGGCGCTGGTAATGCCTGCGACGCTGTCGACGATCACCAGCACCTTCGCGCCCGAGCGGCGGTCGCGGGCGGTAAGCATCTGGGCGGCGGTCGCGGGAGCCAGCGGTGTCATCGGCATGCTGGCCTCGGGGCTGCTGCTGGAGCGGTGGTCGTGGCCGTCGGTGTTCTGGTTCAACGCCGGGGTCGTCACCGTCGCGCTCGTCGGAGCGCTGGTTCTGGTGCCGGAATCTGCCGAACCGGGTGCCCCGCGCATCGACGTCGTCGGCGCCGTCCTGGCCGCCGCCGGCGTCGCAGCCCTGGTGTACGCGGTCATCGAAGCGCCGGTCAACGGCTGGACCAGCGCCCTCACCCTCGCCGGTCTCGGTGCGGGCGTGGCGTTGATCGCCGGGTTCGTGACCTGGGAGTTCACCCGCGAGCACCCGCTGCTCGACCCCCGGCTGTTCGGCAACCGACACTTCGCCGCCGGTGCCTTGTCGTTGACCATGCAGTTCTTCGCGCTATTCGGCTTCATGTTCGTGCTCATGCAGTACCTGCAGCTGGTGCGCGGCGATTCGGCGCTGCAGGCCGCGGTGAGCCTGCTGGTGATGCCCTTCGGAATGGTGCCCGCCTCGCGGCTGAGCCCGTGGCTGTCGGAGCGATTCGGCGTCCCCGGACCGTGGACGCTCGGCCTGCTCGCCCTCGGCGTCGGCCTGGCCGTCCTCTCGCAGTTGGACGCCGCCAGCTCGTACCCGGCGATCGCCGCCGGTCTGATCCCGCTCGGTGCCGGCCTCGGGCTGGCGATGCCGCCGGCCACCACCGCGATCACCGACGCGGTCCCGCCGCGCCTGCAGAACGTCGCCTCGGCGGTCAACGACCTGGCCCGCGAACTCGGCGGTGCCCTCGGCATCGCAGTCCTCGCCAGCATCCTCAACGGCGTCTACCGCGCTCAACTGCATCTGCCCGCGGTGCCCGACGCCGTCGCCGACGCCGCACGGTCGTCGTTCACCGCGGCGGCCAAGATCGGGGACCCGGTGATCGAGCCGGCGCGTGCTGCCTTCACCGAGGGGCTCAACGCCGCACTGCTCGGCGCCTCCGGTGTCGCCTTCGCGGCGGCCGTCGCCGTCGCCGTGCTGCTCGGCCGACAGCGCAGCCGAACCGAACAATCGGTGATCGATCAGGAATGA
- a CDS encoding TetR family transcriptional regulator — MNSGGGRGRRPGGPDTRGQILDSARRHFLADGYRSVTMRQIAADADVDLALLSYYFGSKKGLFSAAVTASANPAEVIARALDGDPAQLPQRVLRDLLILWDDPVTGAPLKTMLANLSQDAAFADLIRQMLERELIARLADRLSGVDARRRAAAFCTQIAGIVVTRYLLRLEPVASMPADELVSLFVPALRDSLQPTPRRPPTRGR; from the coding sequence ATGAATTCCGGGGGCGGGCGGGGACGACGCCCCGGCGGCCCGGATACCCGCGGTCAGATCCTCGACAGCGCTCGTCGCCACTTCCTCGCCGACGGCTATCGCAGCGTGACGATGCGACAGATCGCCGCCGACGCCGACGTCGACCTTGCGCTCTTGTCGTACTACTTCGGGTCGAAGAAGGGACTGTTCAGCGCGGCCGTCACGGCGTCTGCCAATCCGGCGGAGGTCATCGCCCGAGCCCTGGACGGCGATCCTGCTCAGCTCCCCCAGCGCGTGCTGCGTGACCTGCTGATTCTGTGGGACGACCCGGTCACCGGTGCGCCGCTGAAGACGATGCTCGCCAATCTGTCGCAGGATGCGGCATTCGCCGATCTGATCCGCCAGATGCTCGAACGCGAGTTGATCGCCCGGCTGGCCGACCGCCTGTCCGGCGTCGACGCCCGCAGGCGCGCCGCAGCCTTCTGCACACAGATCGCGGGGATCGTCGTCACCCGCTATCTATTACGGCTGGAACCGGTGGCGTCGATGCCGGCTGATGAATTAGTGTCGCTGTTCGTTCCGGCCCTGCGCGACAGCCTTCAACCGACGCCCCGAAGGCCGCCGACGCGCGGACGGTGA
- a CDS encoding DUF2249 domain-containing protein, producing the protein MPDTVVMASNEADANTVNEHSQELASLVGRVTALETAVVNAARGDTGLDEATTALSDFAAKDLRPRLEVAKTVLFPAAAKVDRARLLVEGLLGEAHVIGQLLDRVTGPVADPVQAAADARGLRVLLEVFFGKVSDLLLPALAEDSATSLTDIIPDNPLPDADEPAQSHGHAGCSCGEHDDYEPELDVREIPHAIRHATVFGAFDTVAPGNSMILIAHHDPIPLLHQLADRSGGRIQVEYEERGPEAWRLRLTRV; encoded by the coding sequence ATGCCGGACACCGTGGTCATGGCCTCGAACGAGGCCGATGCCAACACCGTCAACGAGCACAGCCAGGAACTCGCCTCACTGGTGGGTCGCGTGACGGCCCTGGAGACCGCGGTGGTCAACGCCGCACGCGGCGACACCGGCCTTGACGAAGCGACCACCGCACTCTCCGACTTCGCGGCCAAAGACCTCCGGCCCCGACTCGAAGTCGCCAAGACCGTCCTGTTCCCCGCCGCCGCGAAGGTCGACCGCGCCCGACTGCTCGTCGAAGGACTTCTCGGCGAAGCGCACGTGATCGGGCAGCTGCTCGACCGCGTGACCGGTCCCGTCGCCGACCCGGTCCAGGCCGCCGCCGACGCCCGAGGACTCCGCGTTCTCCTGGAAGTATTCTTCGGAAAGGTCTCTGACCTGCTACTCCCCGCTCTCGCCGAGGACAGTGCGACGTCGCTGACCGACATCATCCCCGACAACCCACTTCCCGACGCCGACGAACCGGCACAAAGCCACGGCCATGCGGGCTGCTCGTGCGGTGAGCACGACGACTACGAGCCCGAGCTCGATGTTCGCGAGATTCCCCACGCCATCCGGCACGCCACCGTTTTCGGCGCCTTCGACACCGTCGCACCCGGCAACTCGATGATCCTGATCGCCCACCACGACCCGATCCCACTGCTGCACCAGCTCGCAGACCGCAGCGGCGGCCGCATCCAGGTGGAGTACGAGGAGCGCGGGCCGGAAGCCTGGCGTCTGCGCTTGACGCGCGTCTAG
- a CDS encoding N-formylglutamate amidohydrolase gives MLNTPLNVHLIEGAPQFPVVLHVPHASRTIPPELRRDFALDDTALVREHDESADTATDLIAAAARLQLSHDAQPWSFVNGLSRLVVDPERFPDESEPMNRRGRGAVYHRSCADTPLRTPSATPDDILIDTYFRPYAQAMADLVTDRIRATGRAIVLDIHSYPMQPSWFEDAGQARPAICLGVDEHHTPTWLHRAAQESFSSFGEVADNSPYAGCYVPLDRYRSDTSVSALMIEIRRDLYLDENVAPVPDRAAALGGALAELIERIAAH, from the coding sequence GTGCTCAACACCCCGCTCAACGTCCATCTCATCGAAGGCGCACCGCAGTTCCCCGTCGTCCTGCATGTGCCGCACGCGTCCCGCACCATCCCGCCGGAACTGCGCCGCGATTTCGCCCTCGACGACACTGCGCTCGTTCGGGAGCACGACGAGTCCGCCGACACCGCAACTGATCTCATCGCCGCGGCGGCGCGGCTGCAGCTGTCCCACGACGCGCAGCCCTGGTCGTTCGTCAACGGTTTGTCGCGGCTGGTGGTGGACCCCGAGCGCTTCCCGGACGAATCCGAACCCATGAACCGCCGTGGACGCGGCGCCGTGTACCACCGGTCGTGCGCCGACACTCCGCTGCGCACCCCGTCGGCCACCCCCGACGACATCCTGATCGACACCTATTTCCGTCCGTACGCTCAGGCGATGGCCGATCTGGTCACCGACCGCATCCGCGCCACCGGGCGAGCGATCGTCCTCGACATCCACTCGTACCCCATGCAGCCGTCGTGGTTCGAGGACGCCGGTCAGGCGCGGCCGGCGATCTGCCTGGGCGTCGATGAGCACCACACCCCGACCTGGCTTCATCGGGCCGCGCAGGAGTCGTTCTCGTCGTTCGGTGAGGTGGCCGACAACAGCCCGTACGCGGGCTGTTACGTCCCGCTGGACCGGTACCGCTCCGATACATCGGTCTCGGCTCTGATGATCGAGATCCGGCGCGACCTGTACCTGGACGAGAACGTCGCTCCCGTCCCCGACCGTGCCGCGGCATTGGGAGGCGCGCTCGCCGAGCTGATCGAGAGGATCGCTGCGCACTAA
- a CDS encoding TIGR02679 family protein, whose protein sequence is MVREDRGSVERLLRAPELAWFVDRIRNRLPGAVAGEPLSGTVRLPHPTPQQRTAMADLIGRPRRSGVTLSVKLDDVETMLRRGPWPAGLADLVVSVSGPVVDRSAQRRADDARWAAVAQRIAPVVERFPAVGPWWESWCAAGKLKRVAQSEARRMGRDADAAVGAGLVEAVVAVFDDLPADGVLLAMLARRVLGDAHALDQARPLGRLTSAVVAAAFESAADASTREVWGDAGVVMSGLSSTALCLGVRGRAGVADHAAATSAALEAMRAARSPLVLTLDQVRSGGVDPLGAHESVHVCENPSVVDLVSEGWRRGGGVARAGDGQAGAGPADDEEAWAGSPVLVCTEGQPSSAVMEVLAILTSRGARCRYHGDFDWAGLRIAQFVASKVPWSPWRYGVQDYLEAIGPDAPSIGLSDDRAESAWDPALSVAMAEHGLAVEEEAVAALLAEDLVR, encoded by the coding sequence ATGGTGCGAGAAGACCGCGGCTCCGTGGAGCGGCTGCTGCGCGCGCCGGAGCTCGCGTGGTTCGTCGACCGCATCCGCAACCGACTGCCGGGAGCCGTCGCCGGAGAACCCCTCTCGGGGACTGTTCGGCTGCCTCATCCGACGCCGCAGCAGCGGACGGCGATGGCCGATTTGATCGGTCGACCGCGGCGGTCGGGCGTGACGCTCTCGGTGAAGTTGGACGACGTCGAAACCATGCTGCGCCGCGGTCCTTGGCCCGCCGGACTCGCCGACCTCGTCGTCAGCGTGAGCGGTCCGGTGGTCGATCGCAGCGCGCAGCGGCGGGCCGACGACGCTCGCTGGGCCGCCGTCGCACAGCGGATCGCACCCGTCGTCGAACGCTTTCCGGCAGTCGGGCCGTGGTGGGAGTCCTGGTGTGCGGCAGGGAAGTTGAAGCGGGTGGCGCAGTCGGAGGCGCGGCGCATGGGGCGTGATGCGGACGCGGCCGTCGGCGCCGGTCTGGTCGAGGCCGTCGTGGCCGTATTCGACGATCTGCCTGCCGACGGTGTGCTGCTCGCGATGCTGGCGCGACGCGTGCTCGGCGACGCCCATGCGCTCGATCAGGCGCGGCCGCTCGGCCGGTTGACGAGCGCCGTGGTCGCGGCCGCGTTCGAGTCCGCGGCGGACGCGTCGACCCGCGAGGTGTGGGGTGATGCGGGCGTGGTGATGTCTGGGTTGTCGTCGACGGCGTTGTGTCTCGGTGTCCGCGGCCGGGCGGGTGTGGCCGATCATGCTGCGGCGACATCGGCGGCGCTGGAAGCGATGCGGGCTGCGCGGAGTCCACTGGTCCTGACACTCGACCAGGTGCGGTCCGGCGGCGTCGACCCGCTCGGCGCACACGAGAGTGTGCACGTCTGCGAGAATCCGAGCGTCGTGGACCTGGTGTCGGAGGGCTGGCGTCGCGGCGGTGGCGTTGCGCGGGCGGGCGACGGGCAGGCCGGTGCGGGGCCCGCCGACGATGAAGAAGCCTGGGCCGGGAGCCCGGTGCTGGTGTGTACCGAGGGGCAGCCGAGCAGTGCGGTGATGGAGGTGCTCGCGATCCTCACGAGCAGGGGTGCGCGGTGCCGGTATCACGGCGACTTCGATTGGGCCGGCCTGCGGATCGCGCAGTTCGTGGCGTCGAAGGTTCCGTGGTCGCCGTGGCGGTACGGTGTGCAGGACTACCTTGAGGCGATCGGGCCGGATGCGCCGTCGATCGGGTTGTCGGACGACCGCGCCGAGTCCGCGTGGGATCCCGCCCTTTCCGTCGCGATGGCCGAGCACGGGCTCGCGGTCGAGGAGGAGGCCGTCGCCGCGCTGCTCGCAGAGGATCTGGTGAGGTGA
- a CDS encoding TIGR02680 family protein produces MTESVRSTPVPDSLPSPTLSRWQPLRLGLVDLFYYDDEQFWFHDGRLLLRGNNGTGKSKVLALTLPFLLDGSIVSRRVEPDADPKKKMDWNLLLGGAHPQSERTGYTWAEFGRIDDDGVEHFTTIGIGLKAASGRGIVKQWFFVTSQRIGEQLLLVDEHRTVLTPDRLRDALEPGSGGQVYTTQEQYRRAVDEAMFGLGADRYSALIDLLIQLRQPQLSKRPDEKALSSALTEALAPPSQALIADVAESFRSLDEERVGIAAARQTLTAAEGFLRHYRGYSAVASKRATTDVRLAHSAYEGVGRELHEAQEQRAAALASEARLDAEKVQTQERLGALRGQEQALRASPEMKDADSLDRAARSADEAKGRAEAAATQAAQSRERAERDQAAAQETAERHAHTAEAHQRNAAAALTAAAAAGMATEHPSVVDDEQAARRALDRRREQIRHVRGLIRDADRATAAAAQQRSRLDSAESDLARRAEALHSEVAGVETAVEAYRDAVREMATGLSLISLDAEPDELVGHAQVWAESLDGESPVRAELDRSAARATERIHRDLADAESAERELTGQRDDTVAEIARLEAGDDLTPSAAPGRADDRGERPGAPLWRVADFAADLGDDARAGVEAALTSAGLLDAWIHPDGSVEADGDVVLGSVGTVVVPSAGSALVAAVGPDSEVSAATVDGVLDRIGWGADSGAALWIDGTGRWGAGPARGQWRKPRAEFVGAGAREAYRREQLAELRRRLDRISDGLAAATERVAAAERAGEQILVERGRYPSAAEHDVRSAHGRVAAAQREADAAQLRLAEISVEWEAAVERAESAAQVLHEQAAELSVPAVDSDVDVLDVAIADYDVRLVTLRSSATMLALAEAELAQAGRRAAETADLSARHTREQQEIGGQAIALRATYDELFATVGATVAELQERLATLATEMDAATSELDRLGVAQLAAAAESGTLAQRVVDLTARREESAATREGAIERLRLFIETGLLRVALPDFDYSDDVDDPSVRAAVLLSRAVDQRLDSVAAEDDQWARVQQRVSSAWTELTSQMAVHGHVTSMEQRGEILVARVRHNHEDVDVDVLAQRLSLDIDARERLLSAREREILENSLVNEAAAHLHELISTAEEQIDRMNDELAMRKTSTGMQLRVRWRERADGPAGLAAARAILNRSDATWTLDDRSAVGDFLQAQIAEVRDADPAGGWQEHLAQALDYRQWHRFAIDRRQNGEWRSASGPASGGERALVVSIPLFAAASAHYNSAGGLAPRLILLDEAFAGVDDDSRAKSLGLLATFDLDVVMTSEREWGCYPQVPGLSIAQLSRVEGVDAVGVTRWRWDGISREPMPEVDAAARAGHPVAVDADDATLFG; encoded by the coding sequence ATGACCGAATCCGTCCGCAGCACACCGGTTCCGGACTCCCTCCCGAGCCCGACGCTCTCGCGCTGGCAGCCGCTCAGGCTCGGGCTCGTGGACCTGTTCTACTACGACGACGAGCAGTTCTGGTTCCACGACGGCCGACTGCTGTTGCGCGGCAACAACGGCACCGGCAAGTCGAAGGTGCTTGCGCTGACGCTGCCGTTCCTGCTCGACGGGTCGATCGTGTCGCGGCGGGTGGAGCCGGACGCCGACCCCAAGAAGAAGATGGACTGGAATCTGCTGCTGGGCGGTGCGCACCCGCAGTCGGAACGCACCGGCTACACGTGGGCCGAGTTCGGGCGGATCGACGACGACGGTGTGGAGCACTTCACGACGATCGGCATCGGGCTCAAAGCGGCGTCGGGTCGCGGCATCGTCAAACAGTGGTTCTTCGTCACGTCCCAGCGGATCGGCGAGCAGTTGCTGCTGGTCGACGAGCACCGCACCGTCCTGACTCCGGACCGGCTGCGCGACGCGCTCGAACCGGGTTCGGGCGGTCAGGTCTACACCACGCAGGAGCAGTATCGCCGTGCGGTCGACGAGGCGATGTTCGGTCTCGGAGCCGACCGGTACAGCGCGCTGATCGACCTGTTGATCCAACTGCGTCAGCCGCAACTGTCGAAGCGGCCGGACGAGAAGGCGCTGTCGTCGGCGTTGACCGAAGCCCTCGCGCCGCCGAGCCAGGCGCTGATCGCCGACGTCGCCGAATCGTTCCGGTCGTTGGACGAGGAGCGCGTCGGCATCGCGGCCGCCCGTCAGACATTGACCGCGGCGGAGGGTTTCCTGCGGCACTATCGCGGGTACTCCGCGGTGGCATCCAAACGAGCGACAACCGATGTGCGGCTGGCTCATTCGGCGTACGAGGGAGTGGGCCGCGAACTGCACGAAGCGCAGGAGCAGCGCGCGGCCGCGCTCGCTTCGGAGGCGCGGCTGGACGCGGAGAAGGTACAGACGCAGGAGCGTCTGGGCGCTCTGCGCGGCCAGGAGCAGGCGCTGCGGGCCAGCCCGGAGATGAAGGACGCCGACAGCCTCGATCGCGCGGCACGCTCGGCCGACGAGGCCAAGGGTCGCGCCGAGGCCGCGGCCACCCAGGCCGCCCAGTCCCGCGAGCGCGCCGAGCGCGATCAAGCCGCGGCCCAGGAGACCGCCGAACGTCACGCCCACACGGCCGAGGCCCACCAGCGGAACGCGGCCGCTGCGCTGACTGCGGCCGCCGCGGCGGGGATGGCGACCGAGCATCCGTCGGTGGTCGACGACGAACAGGCCGCGCGTCGCGCCCTGGATCGACGCCGCGAACAGATCCGGCACGTGCGCGGACTGATCCGCGACGCCGACCGCGCGACCGCCGCGGCCGCCCAGCAGCGCAGCCGACTCGACTCCGCGGAGTCCGACCTCGCGCGGCGCGCCGAGGCGCTCCACAGTGAGGTCGCGGGCGTCGAGACGGCCGTCGAGGCGTACCGTGACGCGGTCCGCGAAATGGCGACCGGACTGAGCCTGATCAGCCTCGACGCCGAGCCGGACGAACTCGTCGGCCACGCACAGGTGTGGGCGGAGAGCCTCGACGGGGAGTCCCCGGTGCGGGCCGAACTCGACCGCTCGGCGGCGCGCGCCACCGAGCGGATCCACCGGGACCTCGCCGACGCCGAGAGCGCCGAACGCGAGTTGACGGGCCAGCGCGACGACACCGTCGCCGAGATCGCACGGCTGGAGGCGGGCGACGACCTGACGCCGTCCGCCGCACCCGGTCGCGCCGACGATCGCGGTGAGCGGCCCGGTGCGCCGCTGTGGCGTGTCGCCGATTTCGCGGCTGACCTCGGCGACGACGCGCGCGCCGGCGTGGAGGCGGCGCTCACGTCGGCCGGACTGCTCGACGCGTGGATCCACCCCGACGGTTCGGTGGAGGCCGACGGTGACGTCGTCCTCGGTTCGGTCGGCACCGTCGTCGTGCCGTCGGCGGGGTCGGCGCTGGTGGCGGCGGTCGGGCCGGACAGCGAGGTCTCCGCGGCGACCGTCGACGGTGTGCTGGATCGGATTGGCTGGGGTGCCGACTCCGGTGCCGCGCTGTGGATCGACGGCACGGGTCGGTGGGGCGCCGGCCCCGCCCGCGGCCAGTGGCGAAAGCCGCGTGCGGAGTTCGTGGGCGCGGGCGCCCGCGAGGCGTACCGGCGCGAGCAGCTGGCGGAGCTGAGGCGTCGGTTGGACCGGATCTCCGACGGTCTCGCCGCCGCGACCGAGCGTGTCGCCGCCGCTGAGCGGGCCGGCGAGCAGATCCTCGTCGAACGCGGCCGGTATCCGTCGGCCGCCGAGCACGACGTCCGGTCCGCGCACGGTCGGGTGGCGGCGGCGCAGCGCGAGGCCGATGCCGCGCAACTGCGGCTGGCGGAGATCAGCGTCGAGTGGGAGGCCGCCGTCGAACGGGCCGAGTCCGCAGCGCAGGTGCTCCACGAGCAGGCGGCGGAGCTGTCGGTGCCGGCGGTCGATTCCGACGTCGACGTGCTCGACGTCGCCATCGCCGACTACGACGTGCGCCTGGTGACCCTGCGGTCGTCGGCCACGATGCTGGCGCTCGCCGAGGCGGAGTTGGCGCAGGCCGGTCGTCGTGCCGCGGAGACCGCCGACCTCAGCGCACGGCACACCCGCGAGCAGCAGGAGATCGGCGGGCAGGCGATCGCGTTGCGCGCCACCTACGACGAGCTCTTCGCGACCGTCGGCGCGACGGTCGCCGAACTGCAGGAACGACTGGCGACACTCGCGACCGAGATGGACGCTGCGACGAGCGAACTCGATCGGCTCGGCGTCGCCCAGTTGGCGGCGGCCGCCGAGTCGGGCACTCTCGCCCAGCGCGTCGTCGATCTCACGGCGCGCCGCGAGGAGTCGGCGGCCACGCGCGAGGGAGCGATCGAGCGACTGCGGCTGTTCATCGAGACCGGTCTGCTGCGCGTCGCTCTACCCGACTTCGACTACTCCGACGATGTCGACGATCCGAGCGTGCGCGCCGCCGTCCTGCTGTCGCGGGCCGTGGATCAGCGACTCGACTCCGTTGCGGCAGAAGACGATCAGTGGGCTCGCGTGCAGCAACGGGTGTCGAGTGCGTGGACCGAGCTGACGTCGCAGATGGCGGTGCACGGGCACGTCACGTCGATGGAGCAGCGCGGCGAGATCCTGGTCGCGCGGGTGCGGCACAACCACGAGGACGTCGACGTGGACGTCCTCGCGCAGCGGTTGAGCCTCGACATCGACGCGCGTGAACGGCTCCTCAGCGCGCGTGAGCGGGAGATTCTGGAGAACAGCCTGGTGAATGAGGCCGCCGCGCATCTGCATGAACTGATCTCCACCGCGGAGGAACAGATCGACCGGATGAACGACGAGCTCGCGATGCGCAAGACGTCCACCGGGATGCAGTTGCGGGTGCGGTGGCGCGAGCGTGCCGACGGTCCGGCGGGTCTCGCCGCCGCGCGAGCCATCCTGAACAGGTCGGATGCCACATGGACGCTCGACGATCGGTCTGCGGTCGGCGACTTTCTGCAGGCCCAGATCGCCGAGGTGCGTGACGCCGACCCGGCGGGCGGATGGCAGGAGCATCTGGCGCAGGCGCTCGACTACCGGCAGTGGCACCGGTTCGCGATCGACCGCCGCCAGAACGGGGAGTGGCGCTCGGCGTCGGGTCCCGCCTCGGGTGGTGAGCGTGCGCTCGTCGTCTCGATTCCGCTGTTCGCCGCCGCGTCCGCGCACTACAACTCGGCGGGCGGCCTCGCGCCCCGACTGATCCTGCTCGACGAGGCGTTCGCCGGTGTCGACGACGATTCGCGCGCCAAGTCCCTCGGCCTGCTCGCGACCTTCGATCTGGACGTCGTCATGACCAGTGAGCGCGAATGGGGTTGCTACCCGCAGGTTCCCGGGCTGTCGATCGCGCAACTGTCGCGGGTGGAGGGAGTCGACGCCGTCGGTGTGACGCGCTGGCGGTGGGACGGGATCTCCCGCGAGCCGATGCCGGAGGTCGACGCCGCCGCCCGCGCCGGGCACCCGGTGGCGGTCGACGCGGACGACGCGACCCTGTTCGGCTGA
- a CDS encoding TIGR02678 family protein, translated as MTQRGTGVADVLEARDAEARIRVVRALLARPVLSAQRDGELFRLARRHADAVRAWFAAETGWRLVVDGETIRLLTSYAPVGPTAAAIAERHPARAKKGDPPFTRRRYVLLCLSLAVLERSDLQTSLGKLAGDLVLAARQPGLESIEFTLGTRAERSDLVAAIRVLLEYGVLVRVAGDEESYVSADGDALYDVDRRMLSTMLSSRHSPGLIASSLGDSPNIDRIEEALHEPPPAYTDEESNRLLRQAVSRRLLCDPVVYYDELPDAERAYLTGQRVPLTNRLVAATGLVAELRAEGVALVDPDDQLTDLRMPEQGTDGHATLLLAEHLASAGSSTVGALHRVMRGFATDHSSYWRKSTREPGAEVILTDEALDRLVGLGLVSVTGVGAGAVVQSLPALRRFAVSAPTIRDSSKPTRDRKSR; from the coding sequence ATGACGCAGCGCGGCACCGGCGTCGCCGACGTGCTCGAGGCCAGGGACGCCGAGGCGCGCATCCGGGTGGTGCGTGCGCTCCTGGCCCGCCCGGTCCTGTCCGCGCAACGCGACGGGGAACTGTTCCGTCTGGCCCGACGTCACGCCGACGCCGTGCGCGCATGGTTCGCGGCGGAGACCGGCTGGCGGTTGGTGGTCGACGGCGAGACGATTCGCCTCTTGACCTCGTACGCGCCGGTCGGCCCGACCGCCGCGGCGATCGCCGAGCGCCATCCGGCGCGCGCGAAGAAGGGCGATCCACCCTTCACCCGCCGCCGGTACGTCCTGCTCTGCTTGTCGCTGGCCGTTCTGGAACGCTCCGACCTGCAGACATCGCTCGGCAAACTCGCCGGTGATCTAGTCCTCGCCGCGCGGCAACCGGGACTGGAGAGCATCGAATTCACCCTCGGCACGCGCGCGGAGCGGTCCGATCTCGTCGCCGCGATCCGGGTGCTCCTCGAATACGGTGTCCTCGTCCGTGTCGCCGGCGACGAGGAGTCGTACGTGTCCGCCGACGGTGACGCGCTGTACGACGTCGACCGGCGCATGCTCTCGACGATGCTCTCGAGCAGGCATTCACCGGGCCTGATCGCCTCGTCGCTCGGGGATTCGCCGAACATCGACCGGATCGAGGAAGCACTCCACGAGCCGCCGCCTGCGTACACCGACGAAGAATCGAATCGTCTCCTGCGCCAAGCTGTTTCCCGTCGCCTGCTGTGCGACCCGGTCGTCTACTACGACGAGTTGCCCGATGCCGAGCGCGCCTACCTCACGGGGCAGCGGGTGCCGCTGACCAACCGTCTCGTCGCGGCCACCGGACTCGTCGCGGAACTGCGCGCCGAGGGCGTGGCCCTCGTGGACCCGGACGACCAGCTCACCGACCTGCGCATGCCGGAGCAGGGGACCGACGGCCATGCGACGCTGCTGCTCGCCGAGCATCTGGCGTCCGCCGGGTCGTCGACCGTCGGTGCGCTGCACCGGGTGATGCGCGGCTTCGCCACCGACCACTCGTCGTACTGGCGCAAGTCCACCCGTGAGCCGGGTGCCGAGGTGATCCTCACCGACGAGGCGCTCGACCGCCTGGTCGGCCTCGGTCTGGTGTCCGTCACCGGCGTCGGCGCGGGCGCCGTCGTGCAGTCGCTGCCCGCTCTCCGACGCTTCGCGGTGAGCGCCCCGACCATCCGTGACAGCAGCAAGCCCACCCGCGACAGGAAGTCTCGATGA